The following are from one region of the Equus asinus isolate D_3611 breed Donkey chromosome 27, EquAss-T2T_v2, whole genome shotgun sequence genome:
- the LOC139042253 gene encoding uncharacterized protein, translating into MPSDSFSPLTAQNTSCGHPPLAATLGHSHHRPESNQTAEGHEKARRSQSHRSAPASPPRVLARPPGGAAPPPPRPRPPAPGPAARARPAPGPAARSRTTPPRGAAPAAPTHRHAPPGCPRRRRRAQLAPCAAAAGWAPPPAPAAPSLQGPGGRGAGGGRAEARPGPGAGGRWERRGCRWPRPASRPPRLCRAERGASAALATVTGTPESGGPCRSEFPRPAPPARSVPAPSLGCPRLLGRLTCPNFANCTSESSCRIGVFAALVSYTPSPELFSTAKVENRFSSEPPPTTVGK; encoded by the exons ATGCCCTCCGACAGCTTCTCTCCGCTGACCGCACAAAACACTTCCTGCGGGCATCCTCCGCTCGCGGCGACCCTCGGACACAGCCACCACCGCCCAG AAAGTAATCAAACAGCGGAAGGCCACGAGAAAGCGCGGCGAAGCCAGAGCCACCGCAGCGCGCCGGCCAGCCCTCCCCGCGTGCTCGCGCGTCCACCTGGCGgcgccgcgcccccgcccccgcgcccccggcccccggcccccggccccgcggCGCGCGCCCGCCCAGCTCCCGGCCCCGCGGCCCGCAGCCGCACGACGCCCCCGCGCGGCGCCGCGCCCGCCGCGCCGACTCACCGCCACGCGCCCCCGGGctgcccgcgccgccgccgccgcgcccaaCTTGCGCCctgcgccgccgccgcgggcTGGGCTCCACCTCCCGCTCCGGCGGCGCCGAGCCTCCAGGGCcccggggggcggggagcggggggcGGGCGGGCTGAGGCGCGGCCAGGCCCCGGCGCCGGCGGCCGGTGGGAGCGGCGGGGGTGCCGCTGGCCGCGCCCCGCTTCCCGCCCCCCGCGCCTCTGCCGGGCCGAGCGGGGCGCCTCGGCCGCACTGGCCACCGTGACCGGCACGCCCGAGAGCGGGGGCCCCTGCAG GAGCGAGTTCCCCAGGCCTGCTCCCCCCGCCCGCTCTGTTCCCGCGCCCTCACTGGGCTGCCCCCGTCTCCTCGGGCGACTTACCTGCCCAAACTTTGCGAATTGCACTTCGGAGAGTTCATGCCGCATCGGGGTCTTTGCTGCCCTGGTCAGTTACACGCCTTCACCGGAGCTTTTCTCAACAGCGAAGGTCGAAAACCGCTTTAGTTCTGAGCCCCCACCAACCACTGTGGGGAAGTGA